One stretch of Alcaligenes aquatilis DNA includes these proteins:
- a CDS encoding MarC family protein translates to MEISSVFADVSRSFLFALATLLPMLNPPAAAPIFLTLTEGASVPDRARLAKKVAINIFIMLAIAMVAGNIVLNFFGISLPIIRIGGGLLVIGTAWRLINASDFDAAHAQNMAESYSWEQIRSKAFYPLTFPMLCGPGSLSAALTVGATLHDNSVAGTMSKLAGALPAIAAASFIVFLALRFASQFLYKLGKNGTAVVMRLSAFILLCLGVQITWAGFHELFLGLLQEASTFHSLSSS, encoded by the coding sequence ATGGAAATCTCCTCTGTCTTTGCCGATGTCAGTCGCAGCTTCTTGTTTGCATTGGCCACACTCTTGCCCATGCTGAACCCGCCTGCGGCCGCCCCCATCTTTCTGACCCTGACCGAAGGGGCCAGCGTGCCCGATCGCGCCCGACTGGCCAAGAAAGTTGCCATCAACATTTTCATCATGCTGGCCATCGCTATGGTGGCAGGCAATATTGTGCTGAATTTCTTTGGCATCTCCCTACCCATCATTCGTATTGGCGGGGGCTTGCTGGTGATTGGCACCGCCTGGCGATTGATCAACGCCTCGGACTTTGATGCGGCACACGCCCAGAACATGGCCGAGTCCTATTCCTGGGAACAAATTCGCTCCAAGGCCTTCTACCCCTTGACCTTCCCCATGCTCTGCGGCCCCGGCTCCTTGTCTGCTGCGCTGACGGTAGGGGCGACCTTGCACGACAACTCGGTCGCCGGCACCATGAGCAAGCTGGCTGGCGCCCTGCCCGCTATTGCGGCGGCCAGTTTTATTGTGTTTCTGGCCTTACGTTTTGCATCCCAATTTCTGTACAAACTGGGCAAGAATGGCACCGCTGTCGTGATGCGCCTGTCCGCCTTTATTCTCTTGTGCCTGGGCGTGCAGATTACCTGGGCAGGTTTCCACGAGCTTTTCCTGGGTTTGCTACAGGAAGCTTCTACCTTTCATTCTTTAAGTTCCTCTTGA
- the purF gene encoding amidophosphoribosyltransferase, protein MCGVVGVVARSPVNQLIYDSLLLLQHRGQDAAGLATWHDQFFSMHKAFGLVRDVFRTRNMRSLPGNSGIGHVRYPTAGSSQSVEEAQPFYVNAPFGLSFVHNGNLTNWRELREELFTIDRRHINTNSDSEVLLNVYAHELQRAATGPELSQDEVFDAVAAVHRRARGAYAVVSQIANFGLVAFRDPNGIRPLCLGRNVTPKGEEWMVASESVALTGCGFELVRDVEPGEAIIIDLDGNLSSRQCAENPRLNPCVFEYVYFARPDSTVDGVSVYDARLLMGVYLAENVAKNLRLADIDVVMPIPDSARPSAMQLAAHLNLNYREGFIKNRYVGRTFIMPGQEVRKKSVRQKLSAIPMEFQGKNVLLVDDSIVRGTTSRQIVDMARAAGANKVFFASAAPPVRFPNVYGIDMPTVSELIATGRDVDQVAKEIGVDGLVYQDLHDLEQSLRDLNPRFAGFESSCFSGEYVTGDVDEAYLNLLAEGRKSGREVPDVTD, encoded by the coding sequence ATGTGTGGAGTTGTAGGGGTTGTTGCGCGCAGCCCTGTAAATCAGTTGATCTATGACAGTTTGCTCTTGCTGCAGCATCGCGGGCAGGATGCAGCGGGGCTGGCGACCTGGCACGACCAGTTCTTCAGCATGCACAAGGCATTTGGGCTGGTGCGGGACGTGTTTCGTACTCGTAACATGCGCTCTTTGCCAGGCAATAGCGGTATTGGCCACGTGCGTTATCCCACTGCAGGCTCTAGCCAGAGCGTGGAGGAGGCGCAGCCGTTTTACGTCAATGCCCCCTTTGGTCTGAGCTTTGTGCACAACGGTAATCTGACCAACTGGCGTGAACTGCGTGAAGAGCTGTTCACCATTGACCGTCGCCACATCAACACCAACTCGGACTCCGAGGTTCTGCTGAATGTGTACGCGCACGAACTGCAACGTGCTGCTACCGGTCCTGAGCTGTCTCAGGACGAGGTGTTTGACGCGGTGGCCGCCGTGCACCGTCGTGCTCGTGGCGCTTACGCTGTGGTTTCACAAATCGCGAACTTTGGTCTGGTTGCCTTTCGCGATCCGAACGGGATTCGTCCTTTGTGCCTGGGCCGCAACGTGACCCCCAAGGGCGAGGAGTGGATGGTTGCCTCCGAGTCCGTGGCCTTGACCGGTTGCGGCTTTGAGCTGGTTCGTGATGTGGAGCCCGGCGAGGCCATCATCATTGATCTGGATGGCAATCTCAGCAGCCGCCAGTGTGCCGAGAACCCGCGCCTGAATCCCTGTGTCTTTGAATACGTATACTTTGCCCGTCCCGATTCGACGGTCGATGGTGTGTCGGTGTACGACGCGCGTTTGTTGATGGGTGTGTACCTGGCCGAGAACGTTGCCAAGAATCTGCGTCTGGCTGATATTGATGTGGTGATGCCTATTCCTGACTCGGCCCGTCCATCGGCCATGCAGCTGGCGGCTCATCTGAATCTGAACTACCGCGAAGGTTTCATCAAGAACCGCTATGTAGGTCGCACCTTCATCATGCCCGGCCAGGAAGTGCGCAAGAAGTCTGTGCGTCAGAAACTGAGCGCCATTCCCATGGAGTTCCAGGGCAAGAACGTGCTGTTGGTGGATGACTCCATCGTGCGTGGCACAACCAGCCGCCAGATCGTGGACATGGCTCGTGCTGCCGGTGCGAACAAGGTGTTCTTTGCCTCGGCAGCGCCACCTGTGCGTTTTCCGAACGTATACGGCATTGATATGCCTACCGTGTCCGAGCTGATTGCCACGGGGCGTGATGTGGATCAGGTTGCCAAGGAAATCGGTGTGGATGGTCTGGTCTACCAGGATCTGCACGATCTGGAGCAATCCCTGCGCGATTTGAATCCACGTTTTGCCGGTTTTGAGTCCTCCTGCTTTAGTGGCGAGTACGTGACGGGTGATGTGGACGAGGCTTATCTGAATTTGCTGGCGGAAGGCCGCAAAAGCGGTCGTGAAGTGCCGGACGTGACGGATTGA
- the rpsB gene encoding 30S ribosomal protein S2 has translation MSLMREMLEAGVHFGHQTRYWNPKMAPFIFGQRNNIHIINLEKTVVQYEEATKFVRQLAARGGNVLFVGTKRAARELVAAEAERCGMPYVDSRWLGGMMTNFKTVKTSIKRLKEMEGQMAEGRLETMSKKEALMFERELEKLNKAIGGIKDMNNLPDALFVIDVGYHKIAVAEARTLGIPVVAVVDTNHSPEGLDYVIPGNDDSAKAIALYARGMADAVLAGREQNLNGLVEEIAADEEFVEVQADTQE, from the coding sequence ATGTCTTTAATGCGTGAAATGCTGGAAGCTGGTGTGCACTTTGGCCACCAAACCCGTTACTGGAACCCCAAGATGGCTCCGTTCATCTTCGGCCAGCGTAACAACATCCACATCATCAACCTGGAAAAAACGGTTGTTCAGTACGAAGAAGCAACCAAATTCGTGCGTCAACTGGCTGCTCGTGGCGGCAACGTGCTGTTCGTCGGTACCAAGCGTGCTGCTCGCGAACTGGTGGCTGCTGAGGCCGAGCGTTGCGGTATGCCTTACGTTGACAGCCGCTGGCTGGGTGGCATGATGACCAACTTCAAAACGGTCAAGACTTCCATCAAGCGTCTGAAAGAAATGGAAGGTCAGATGGCTGAAGGCCGTCTGGAAACCATGAGCAAGAAAGAAGCCTTGATGTTCGAGCGCGAACTGGAAAAGCTGAACAAGGCCATCGGCGGTATCAAGGACATGAACAACCTGCCTGACGCCCTGTTCGTGATCGACGTCGGCTACCACAAGATTGCTGTGGCCGAAGCCCGCACGCTGGGTATCCCCGTTGTGGCCGTGGTTGATACCAACCACTCGCCAGAAGGTCTGGATTACGTGATTCCTGGTAACGATGACTCGGCCAAGGCTATCGCTCTGTACGCCCGTGGCATGGCTGACGCCGTGTTGGCTGGCCGCGAACAGAACCTGAACGGTCTGGTTGAAGAAATCGCCGCTGACGAAGAATTCGTCGAAGTTCAGGCTGACACCCAGGAGTAA
- a CDS encoding [protein-PII] uridylyltransferase, protein MSFLAQLRDRIACRRAQVYERFRQDLHCDRLLKSLCQICDQGLRELLDRYPLPRQASLAALGGYGRGELYPHSDVDLLILLQREPNAEDIDRIQALVAALWDIGLAPSHNVATPAQCLEQASQDITTETALLESRWLAGSRLLLRHAQQQLQSQMDPQAFFLAKQAEQQQRHAHLQDTPYSLEPNCKESPGALRDLQVLLWMARAAGLGRTWLDVAQSELLTESELNALQRVEAAFKRLRIELHLLTGRAEDRLLFDLQPRLAEIYGFQPTATRRASELLMQRYYWAAKIVSQLNLILMRSIEEHLFPQTDQEPLVLDEHFQIHHGQLELRQANGFEQDPSLIFVAMLHLQQQASLRGLKADTLRALWHARRLIDATFRAEPRNRRLFLEILQQNKGIVHTLRLMNLLNLLPRYLPVFRRVVGQMQHDLFHAYTVDEHTLKVIRNLRRFTMAEHSEELSMANQLMSGFDRHWLLYIAALFHDIAKGRGGNHSELGAQDALAFCQDHGLMPVDAELVVFLVREHLSMSQVAQKRDLSDPNVIFQFLQTVGTERRLTALYLLTVADIRATSPTVWNSWKGKLLEDLYNLTLAALGRDVKDGVSVLDQRKRDAAGEIRLAGLLDDAREDFWQWLDKPYFLRHDASEIAWHTIQLYHQSHSLTPVVRIRPAGQTDALQVLVYTKDASRLFLRICRYFDSQAVSIQDARIYTTRHGWALDSFVVMLPAYDHALRRDPLLIETELCQALQQDWIPNEHAHDPYRDIRSRRARVFPIQPTVDLRLDEQGQDWILTLSATDRRGLLYSLAQVFERHGVRLRSAKVMTLGDRVEDVFILSGAALEHNRHQLRLERDVRLALSQQTSAS, encoded by the coding sequence ATGTCCTTCCTGGCCCAGCTTCGCGACAGAATTGCTTGCCGCCGGGCCCAGGTCTACGAGCGCTTCAGGCAAGACCTGCATTGTGATCGTCTGCTCAAAAGCCTGTGCCAGATTTGTGACCAAGGCCTGCGCGAACTCCTGGACCGTTACCCCCTGCCCCGCCAAGCCAGCTTGGCGGCCTTGGGCGGGTATGGTCGCGGGGAACTGTACCCGCACTCGGATGTGGATCTACTGATTCTGTTGCAGCGTGAACCAAACGCAGAGGACATTGACCGCATCCAGGCATTGGTCGCCGCCTTATGGGATATCGGCCTGGCCCCCAGCCACAATGTGGCCACACCCGCCCAATGCCTGGAACAAGCCAGCCAGGACATCACTACCGAAACCGCCTTGCTGGAAAGCCGCTGGTTGGCAGGCTCCAGGTTATTGCTGCGCCATGCCCAACAGCAACTGCAAAGCCAGATGGACCCGCAAGCCTTCTTTCTGGCCAAGCAGGCCGAGCAGCAGCAGCGTCATGCCCATCTGCAAGACACGCCCTACTCCCTAGAGCCCAACTGCAAAGAGTCGCCTGGCGCCTTGCGTGACTTGCAAGTGCTGCTCTGGATGGCCAGGGCAGCCGGTTTGGGGCGCACTTGGCTGGACGTCGCGCAATCCGAGCTGCTGACCGAATCCGAGCTCAATGCCCTGCAACGGGTCGAAGCAGCCTTCAAGCGCCTGCGCATTGAACTTCATCTACTGACAGGCCGCGCCGAAGACAGACTGCTGTTTGATCTGCAACCACGTCTGGCGGAAATCTACGGCTTCCAACCCACGGCCACCCGACGTGCCAGCGAACTGCTGATGCAGCGTTACTACTGGGCCGCCAAGATTGTCAGCCAGCTGAATCTGATCCTGATGCGCAGCATTGAGGAACACCTGTTTCCACAAACCGATCAGGAACCGCTTGTCCTGGATGAACACTTCCAGATTCATCATGGACAGTTGGAATTGCGTCAAGCCAATGGCTTCGAGCAAGACCCCTCTCTGATCTTTGTCGCCATGCTGCATTTGCAGCAACAAGCTAGTTTGCGCGGCCTGAAAGCCGATACGCTGCGCGCCTTATGGCACGCCCGCCGCCTGATCGATGCCACCTTCCGGGCCGAGCCCCGAAATCGACGTCTGTTTCTGGAAATTCTCCAACAGAACAAAGGCATTGTGCACACTTTGCGCTTGATGAATTTGCTCAACCTGCTGCCCCGCTACCTACCTGTCTTCCGGCGCGTGGTCGGGCAGATGCAGCACGACCTGTTCCATGCCTATACCGTGGACGAGCACACGCTGAAAGTCATACGCAATCTACGCCGCTTCACCATGGCTGAGCACAGCGAGGAGCTGTCCATGGCCAATCAGCTAATGAGCGGTTTTGATCGCCACTGGCTGCTGTATATTGCCGCCCTTTTTCACGACATTGCCAAAGGACGCGGTGGGAATCACTCCGAATTGGGTGCCCAGGACGCATTGGCCTTTTGCCAGGATCACGGCCTGATGCCCGTAGATGCAGAACTGGTGGTGTTTCTGGTCCGAGAACACCTGAGCATGTCTCAGGTCGCACAAAAACGCGATTTGAGCGACCCGAATGTGATTTTCCAGTTCCTACAAACCGTAGGCACCGAACGCCGGCTAACCGCCCTGTACCTGCTCACCGTAGCCGACATTCGTGCCACCAGCCCAACCGTCTGGAACTCCTGGAAAGGCAAGCTACTGGAGGATCTGTACAACCTGACCTTGGCCGCGTTAGGGCGCGACGTCAAGGACGGTGTCTCCGTGCTGGATCAGCGCAAACGTGACGCCGCCGGTGAAATACGTCTGGCCGGTCTGCTGGACGATGCTCGTGAAGACTTTTGGCAGTGGCTGGACAAGCCTTATTTTCTGCGTCATGACGCCAGCGAAATCGCCTGGCACACGATCCAGCTCTACCACCAGTCCCACAGCCTGACTCCTGTTGTGCGCATACGTCCCGCCGGACAAACCGACGCGCTGCAGGTACTGGTCTACACCAAAGACGCCAGCCGTCTGTTTTTACGTATCTGTCGTTACTTTGACAGCCAGGCCGTCAGCATTCAGGACGCACGCATCTACACGACTCGCCACGGCTGGGCACTGGACAGCTTTGTCGTGATGCTGCCCGCCTACGACCATGCCCTGCGGCGTGATCCCTTGCTGATCGAAACCGAGCTGTGCCAGGCACTACAGCAGGACTGGATCCCCAACGAGCATGCTCACGATCCCTATCGCGACATACGTTCGCGCCGGGCTCGAGTATTCCCCATTCAGCCCACCGTGGATCTGCGCCTGGATGAGCAAGGCCAAGACTGGATTTTGACCTTAAGTGCTACAGACCGGCGCGGTTTGTTGTACAGTCTCGCCCAAGTATTCGAGCGCCACGGCGTACGACTGCGCTCGGCCAAAGTCATGACTCTGGGCGACCGCGTGGAAGACGTCTTCATCCTCAGTGGCGCCGCACTGGAACACAACCGTCATCAATTGCGCCTGGAGCGCGATGTACGTTTGGCCCTCTCTCAACAAACCTCCGCGTCTTAA
- the pyrH gene encoding UMP kinase, which yields MTTPLYKRVLLKLSGEALMGEDSFGINRSTIIRMTEEIAQVAQLGVQLAIVIGGGNIFRGIAPGAQGMDRATADYMGMMATVMNALALQDALKHRGLDARVQSALNIEQVVEPYIRPKALRYLEENKVVIFAAGTGNPFFTTDTAAALRGAEVGAEIVLKATKVDGIYSADPNKDPGATRYSRISFDEAIVRRLEVMDATAFALCRDQKLPIKVFSINKPGALTRAVCGEDEGTLVHV from the coding sequence ATGACTACCCCTCTTTACAAACGTGTCCTGTTAAAGCTCTCCGGCGAAGCGCTGATGGGTGAGGACTCGTTCGGTATTAATCGCAGCACAATCATTCGCATGACGGAGGAGATCGCCCAGGTTGCCCAGTTGGGGGTGCAACTGGCTATCGTGATTGGCGGGGGAAATATCTTTCGCGGCATCGCTCCAGGTGCCCAGGGCATGGATCGTGCGACAGCCGATTACATGGGCATGATGGCCACCGTCATGAACGCGCTGGCCTTGCAAGATGCCTTGAAGCACCGTGGCCTGGATGCCCGTGTGCAATCTGCCCTGAATATTGAACAGGTTGTGGAGCCTTACATTCGTCCCAAGGCACTGCGTTACCTGGAAGAAAACAAAGTTGTTATTTTTGCAGCCGGTACGGGCAATCCGTTTTTTACCACCGATACGGCAGCGGCCTTGCGCGGCGCCGAAGTGGGGGCGGAAATCGTACTGAAAGCCACCAAGGTTGACGGCATCTACAGTGCCGATCCCAATAAGGATCCCGGTGCGACCCGTTATTCGCGCATCAGCTTTGACGAGGCCATTGTGCGTCGTCTGGAAGTGATGGACGCCACGGCCTTCGCCTTGTGTCGCGATCAGAAACTGCCGATTAAGGTGTTTTCGATCAACAAACCCGGTGCTTTGACGCGT
- a CDS encoding ClbS/DfsB family four-helix bundle protein yields the protein MAVPQNKQELLDAIRTTYQKLMADLASVPAEHARDATLPGHRQGTQMSVSDLVAYLIGWSLLVLKWCDGKSKGRPVDFPETGYTWSELGRLAQKFYADYAGVAYADLLRLFADVHARIVALVEQENDASLYGMPWYERYTQGRMIQFNTSSPYANARLRLRKWKKANAIT from the coding sequence ATGGCGGTGCCACAGAACAAGCAGGAATTGCTGGATGCGATTCGTACCACCTATCAGAAACTGATGGCCGACCTTGCCAGTGTGCCAGCGGAGCATGCCCGAGACGCGACGCTGCCGGGGCATAGACAAGGCACACAGATGAGTGTGTCCGATCTGGTGGCTTATTTGATCGGATGGAGTCTGTTGGTGCTGAAATGGTGTGATGGCAAATCAAAGGGACGACCGGTCGATTTCCCTGAAACCGGCTATACGTGGAGCGAGTTAGGCAGACTGGCGCAAAAATTTTATGCCGACTATGCAGGCGTGGCCTACGCTGACTTGCTGCGGCTATTTGCGGATGTACATGCTCGCATTGTCGCGCTCGTTGAGCAGGAAAACGATGCTTCGCTGTATGGCATGCCTTGGTATGAGAGGTACACCCAAGGCCGGATGATCCAGTTCAATACATCGTCACCCTATGCCAATGCACGGTTGCGGTTGCGCAAGTGGAAGAAAGCGAACGCCATCACCTGA
- a CDS encoding CvpA family protein, translated as MSSFDYIVLGIVGVSGLLGLIRGLIKEVLSLSAYLLAFMAAIWWGPRTSGWIQVWIENGLLRTALAYGAVFFMVLLLVGLLNMLLASLIEQTGLTPADHGLGGLFGLARGVLLVLILVILAGHTDLPKEPWWEQAKLAEPAIRAVQSIKAMLPPSLAEWLPY; from the coding sequence GTGAGCAGCTTCGACTATATCGTCCTTGGAATTGTGGGTGTATCAGGCCTGCTGGGCCTGATACGCGGATTGATCAAGGAAGTTCTTTCGCTCAGCGCCTATTTGCTGGCTTTCATGGCCGCAATCTGGTGGGGGCCACGCACATCAGGTTGGATACAAGTCTGGATAGAAAACGGCTTATTACGTACGGCTTTGGCCTACGGAGCCGTTTTTTTTATGGTCTTGTTGCTGGTGGGTTTGTTGAACATGCTGCTGGCCAGCCTGATAGAACAAACGGGTTTGACACCTGCCGATCATGGGCTGGGTGGCTTGTTTGGGCTGGCCCGTGGGGTATTGCTGGTGCTGATTCTGGTCATCCTGGCCGGACATACCGATTTACCGAAAGAGCCGTGGTGGGAGCAGGCCAAGTTGGCCGAGCCTGCGATCCGCGCGGTGCAATCGATTAAGGCCATGCTGCCGCCGTCTCTGGCAGAATGGCTGCCTTATTGA
- the map gene encoding type I methionyl aminopeptidase: MSILVTDPTDLEKMRTACQTAASILDYLTPFVKAGVTTGELDRLCMERINELGVKSATVGYAPPGYPPFPGSICTSVNHVICHGIPGDKVLKNGDILNMDVTIIQDGWFGDTSRMFYVGEPSILARRLTETTYECMWLGIDQVKPGATLGDIGHAIQQHAEKQGFSVVREYCGHGVGQKFHQDPQVLHYGKPGTGVKLEAGMIFTIEPMINAGRRELRTLADQWTVVTRDHSLSAQWEHAILVTDTGYEVLTVSPGMPAPPAIINKA, translated from the coding sequence ATGAGTATTCTCGTCACAGACCCCACTGATCTCGAAAAAATGCGCACTGCTTGCCAGACGGCGGCATCCATCCTTGACTACCTGACCCCCTTTGTCAAAGCAGGCGTCACGACTGGCGAATTGGACCGCCTGTGCATGGAGCGCATCAATGAACTAGGGGTCAAATCAGCCACCGTGGGTTACGCGCCCCCTGGCTACCCGCCCTTTCCGGGCTCTATCTGCACCTCCGTCAACCACGTCATCTGTCACGGCATTCCTGGCGATAAAGTGTTGAAAAACGGCGATATTCTGAACATGGACGTCACCATTATTCAAGATGGCTGGTTTGGTGACACCAGCCGCATGTTCTACGTGGGTGAACCCAGCATCCTGGCCCGTCGCCTGACTGAAACCACTTACGAATGCATGTGGTTGGGCATCGATCAGGTCAAGCCGGGCGCAACCCTGGGGGATATCGGCCACGCTATTCAGCAACACGCTGAAAAACAAGGCTTTTCCGTGGTACGTGAATATTGCGGACATGGCGTGGGCCAAAAATTCCATCAGGACCCGCAAGTGCTGCACTACGGCAAGCCCGGCACAGGCGTAAAACTGGAAGCCGGCATGATCTTCACCATTGAACCCATGATCAACGCGGGCCGTCGCGAACTGCGCACCCTGGCAGATCAATGGACCGTCGTCACCCGCGACCACAGCCTGTCAGCCCAATGGGAGCACGCCATACTGGTGACCGATACCGGCTATGAAGTACTGACTGTCTCGCCCGGCATGCCTGCCCCTCCAGCCATCATCAACAAGGCCTGA
- a CDS encoding SPOR domain-containing protein, whose protein sequence is MGLFSRNDTSSSSGRRASASSDSQLSELRGRARRRLIGALALVLAVVVLVPMLTADKTPPEPEQSLALGPIGQTTGQGAAQTRPGELVVQENTPTPVIEQPDEPPVTDPSTSTNGGLAVVNPGLETDPAHVTTPSTPTAPPPVTTPPEQPKPVEKPKPVEKPKPAPAPAQNGRTDDGSYALALLEGRVPNKPAPAAATKPAAQQGNFILQIVAYSNQNDAQSRRDQLVSAGVTNAYVETAQSGGKPTYRLRVGPFPTREAAQAAQARLRSLGYENSFISAK, encoded by the coding sequence ATGGGTTTATTTTCACGTAACGATACTTCCTCATCGTCGGGTCGCCGCGCTAGTGCTTCTAGCGACTCACAATTATCGGAACTGCGTGGACGGGCTCGCCGCCGTCTGATCGGTGCGTTGGCTCTGGTTCTGGCCGTGGTTGTGCTGGTGCCTATGCTGACTGCCGACAAAACGCCACCCGAGCCCGAGCAATCTCTGGCCTTGGGCCCTATTGGTCAGACAACGGGGCAGGGCGCGGCGCAAACTCGCCCTGGCGAGTTAGTCGTGCAAGAGAACACCCCAACGCCTGTTATCGAGCAGCCCGACGAGCCACCGGTGACTGATCCCTCCACCAGCACAAATGGTGGTCTGGCTGTGGTCAATCCCGGCCTTGAAACGGATCCTGCTCATGTGACCACGCCAAGCACGCCGACAGCACCACCGCCGGTGACAACGCCTCCAGAGCAGCCCAAACCGGTCGAAAAGCCCAAACCTGTTGAAAAACCCAAGCCTGCTCCAGCGCCTGCCCAAAACGGTCGTACAGATGATGGCTCCTATGCGCTGGCCCTGCTCGAAGGCCGTGTACCCAACAAGCCTGCCCCTGCGGCTGCCACCAAACCCGCAGCGCAGCAAGGCAATTTCATTTTGCAGATTGTCGCCTATTCCAACCAGAACGATGCCCAGTCGCGTCGTGATCAGCTGGTATCGGCCGGTGTGACCAATGCCTATGTAGAAACGGCACAAAGCGGTGGCAAGCCAACCTATCGTTTGCGTGTGGGACCATTCCCCACCCGTGAAGCGGCTCAGGCAGCTCAGGCCCGCTTGCGCTCGCTCGGTTACGAGAACAGTTTTATCTCGGCTAAGTGA
- the tsf gene encoding translation elongation factor Ts: protein MAQITASMVKELREKTDAPMMECKKALTEADGDMARAEEILRVKLGSKASKAATRVTAEGLVSVYIADDAKTGSVVEVNCETDFVAKNDDFIGFINDVAQLVAKHNPADLAALAELPLADSNVETVRAALVGKIGENISIRRFQRYETAGQLASYVHGGKIGVLVDFAGGDEEVGKDLAMHIAATRPKAMDASGVDAAEIEAERSVAAQKAAESGKPADIVTKMVDGAVAKFLKEVTLLSQPFVKNDKQSVQQMLDEKKASIAGFTLYVVGEGIEKRVEDFAAEVAAAAGQA, encoded by the coding sequence GTGGCTCAAATCACCGCATCGATGGTTAAAGAATTGCGCGAGAAAACCGACGCGCCCATGATGGAATGCAAAAAAGCACTGACCGAAGCCGACGGCGATATGGCACGTGCTGAAGAAATCTTGCGCGTGAAGCTGGGCAGCAAGGCTAGCAAAGCAGCTACCCGCGTTACCGCTGAAGGCCTGGTTTCTGTTTACATTGCTGACGATGCCAAGACCGGTTCCGTTGTTGAAGTCAACTGCGAAACCGACTTCGTTGCCAAGAACGATGACTTCATCGGCTTTATCAACGACGTCGCACAACTGGTTGCCAAGCACAACCCAGCAGATCTGGCCGCTTTGGCTGAACTGCCACTGGCCGACAGCAATGTCGAGACCGTGCGCGCTGCTCTGGTTGGCAAGATTGGTGAAAACATCTCGATCCGTCGCTTCCAGCGCTACGAAACAGCCGGCCAACTGGCCAGCTACGTTCACGGTGGCAAAATCGGCGTATTGGTTGATTTCGCCGGTGGCGACGAAGAAGTGGGCAAGGATCTGGCCATGCACATTGCTGCGACTCGTCCTAAAGCGATGGACGCTTCCGGTGTTGACGCTGCTGAAATCGAAGCCGAACGCTCCGTGGCGGCTCAGAAAGCGGCTGAATCGGGCAAGCCTGCTGACATCGTCACCAAAATGGTTGACGGCGCTGTTGCCAAGTTCCTGAAAGAAGTGACTCTGCTGAGCCAGCCTTTCGTCAAGAACGACAAGCAAAGCGTGCAGCAAATGCTGGACGAGAAAAAAGCATCGATCGCTGGCTTTACCCTGTACGTTGTGGGTGAAGGCATTGAAAAGCGTGTTGAGGATTTCGCCGCTGAGGTAGCTGCTGCTGCCGGCCAAGCCTAA
- a CDS encoding disulfide bond formation protein B: MAASSRQSAAPYYLIALLAFSGVGIALLSQHVFSIPPCAWCVLQRLIFIVLGVFSLIAGVLQQLGHPRSSTIASLLGLATAVGGIVAAWYQVSVAQHLFSCDQTFADRFITQSGLESGLPWLFGIYASCMDARQPLLGIEYAYWSLALFVILGLGLLLTLFKRRGA, encoded by the coding sequence ATGGCCGCCTCTTCCCGCCAATCCGCTGCACCCTATTATCTGATCGCCCTGCTCGCCTTCTCAGGCGTAGGCATTGCGCTGCTCTCTCAGCACGTATTCAGCATCCCGCCTTGCGCCTGGTGCGTGCTGCAACGGCTGATTTTCATTGTGCTGGGCGTATTCAGCCTGATCGCAGGTGTGCTGCAGCAACTTGGTCACCCACGCAGCTCCACCATAGCCAGCCTGCTGGGTTTGGCCACAGCAGTAGGCGGTATTGTGGCTGCCTGGTATCAGGTCTCTGTGGCGCAACACCTGTTCAGCTGCGACCAGACCTTTGCTGACCGCTTCATTACCCAATCTGGCCTGGAAAGCGGCCTGCCCTGGTTATTTGGCATCTATGCTTCCTGCATGGACGCCCGTCAACCGCTGCTGGGAATCGAATACGCCTACTGGAGCCTGGCGCTGTTTGTCATTCTGGGCCTGGGCTTGCTGCTGACCTTGTTCAAGCGTCGTGGTGCTTAG